The Opitutaceae bacterium genome has a window encoding:
- a CDS encoding DUF1501 domain-containing protein, producing the protein MYVSRRGFIQGCCSGIAAMSGARLGYAAIAAPDEPGYNEEVLIVVFLRGGLDGLSLVGPMDGPDRAHYESYRPNLKLATTGDNKALPLDAPWGLNPQAAALHPIYQDGKLAFIQAIGMANGTRSHFDAQEFMELGTPGLKTARDGWLTRHLKTADNIPPEILMPSMSVSSIQPTSLRGDRDTLTFDGLNSFGINSGHWFYVDRQKTSLRRLFNLEDSRIHDAGVQALNAADIIGTYLDGAYAPSNGAVYPNNSFGRQLQNIAQMIKIQVGLRVVTVDLGGWDTHEEQGNDGGGYIGGQLNTLCSGLAALYQDLNGEGAANFMGKTTVVVQSEFGRRIRENASRGTDHGTGNLMMVMGGNVIGGVHGDWPGLHPDQLYDNADLAPTNDYRRILSEIVIRRLENPRLGQIFPGFDDYAPLGVVTGEDIPPDFNGAAPSNDLLPFKGLTTLGGGWKNSPWFGAFRDDRAPWIYHREHGFLYVKGTDEKNLWLYQPSLGWVHTGQGIYPHLYSRNRESWIFHEAGSREPRHFYDFSTQEWFAISN; encoded by the coding sequence ATGTACGTTTCACGTCGAGGTTTTATTCAAGGCTGCTGCTCCGGGATCGCCGCCATGTCCGGAGCCAGATTGGGCTATGCCGCCATCGCCGCCCCGGACGAACCCGGTTACAATGAGGAGGTCCTCATCGTCGTCTTCCTGCGCGGCGGACTTGATGGCCTGAGCCTGGTCGGACCGATGGATGGCCCGGACCGCGCGCATTACGAGTCCTACCGGCCGAATCTGAAGCTCGCCACCACCGGTGACAACAAGGCCCTGCCACTCGATGCCCCATGGGGTCTCAACCCCCAGGCCGCGGCCCTCCACCCCATCTACCAGGACGGCAAGCTCGCCTTCATCCAGGCCATCGGCATGGCGAACGGCACCCGCAGCCATTTCGACGCCCAGGAATTCATGGAACTGGGCACTCCCGGCCTGAAAACGGCCCGCGACGGCTGGCTGACCCGGCACCTGAAGACCGCCGACAATATCCCTCCGGAAATCCTCATGCCCTCGATGTCGGTCAGCAGTATCCAGCCGACCTCCCTTCGGGGCGACAGGGACACCCTGACTTTCGATGGCCTGAACAGCTTTGGGATCAACTCCGGTCATTGGTTCTATGTCGACCGGCAGAAGACCAGCCTGCGCCGCCTCTTCAATCTCGAAGACAGCCGCATCCACGATGCCGGCGTCCAGGCCCTCAATGCCGCCGATATCATCGGGACCTACCTCGACGGCGCCTACGCCCCGTCGAACGGGGCTGTTTATCCGAACAACAGTTTCGGCCGCCAACTCCAGAATATCGCCCAGATGATCAAGATCCAGGTCGGCCTTCGGGTCGTCACCGTTGATCTGGGAGGCTGGGACACCCACGAGGAACAGGGTAACGACGGCGGCGGCTACATCGGTGGTCAGCTGAACACTCTTTGCAGCGGTCTGGCTGCCCTCTATCAGGACCTGAACGGCGAAGGGGCTGCCAATTTCATGGGCAAGACCACCGTCGTTGTTCAAAGCGAGTTCGGGCGGCGCATCCGTGAAAACGCCAGCCGGGGGACCGACCACGGCACCGGAAATCTCATGATGGTGATGGGAGGCAACGTCATCGGGGGCGTTCACGGCGACTGGCCCGGTCTTCACCCCGACCAGCTTTACGATAATGCCGACCTCGCCCCGACCAATGACTACCGGCGCATCCTCAGCGAAATCGTCATCCGCCGTCTCGAGAATCCAAGGCTCGGTCAAATCTTCCCGGGCTTCGACGACTACGCCCCACTCGGCGTGGTCACCGGTGAGGATATCCCGCCCGACTTCAACGGCGCGGCCCCCTCCAACGACCTCCTTCCCTTCAAGGGACTGACCACTCTGGGAGGCGGCTGGAAGAATTCACCCTGGTTCGGTGCCTTTCGCGACGATCGGGCTCCCTGGATCTACCACCGCGAACACGGGTTCCTCTATGTCAAGGGAACCGATGAGAAGAACCTATGGCTCTACCAGCCTTCGCTCGGATGGGTCCATACCGGCCAAGGCATCTACCCCCATCTCTACTCCCGCAACCGTGAGTCGTGGATCTTCCACGAAGCCGGCAGCCGGGAACCCCGCCATTTCTACGACTTCTCCACCCAGGAGTGGTTCGCCATCTCCAACTGA
- a CDS encoding immunoglobulin domain-containing protein, which yields MHALRPSKSAASLLLAWLLAATALFAGPLPDFTPGDPPAYIPTDAPDFIPDFPFGDVVSPYVDSKPGAQSVNTGESVTLRVDVAEFGGTAYQWLKDGVAINGATGPTYVLGSVDQTDTGTYSVRITIGETTQLTSTAYFSVSSPTIGDGNLLNISTRGLIGSGETVMIGGFVIAGTGPRTVAIIAKGPSLTEFGITNAISDPKIALYQGQTVIGTNDSLAELDAVERDALVGTGIAPGDPAEPGMAVSLDPGAYTVRVTNNGGTAGVGLVEVYDWDLLTGDSEASDSRLLNISTRGIVGSGESVMIGGFVIDGTDPKTVAITAKGPSLAQYGIANPISDPSIKLRKGADLVAQNDDIIALPTQNRDILAQGGVLPSDLYESALLVTLEPGAYTVVLQNDGPTAGVGIVEVYDWDRAAP from the coding sequence ATGCACGCGCTCCGCCCGTCCAAATCCGCCGCTTCGCTGCTCCTCGCCTGGCTTCTCGCCGCGACCGCCCTCTTCGCAGGTCCCCTTCCGGATTTCACCCCGGGCGACCCGCCCGCCTACATTCCGACCGATGCGCCGGACTTCATTCCTGATTTTCCGTTCGGTGATGTGGTCAGCCCCTACGTCGACTCCAAACCCGGTGCCCAATCCGTGAATACCGGCGAATCGGTCACCCTCCGGGTCGATGTGGCCGAGTTCGGCGGGACCGCTTACCAGTGGCTCAAGGACGGCGTCGCCATCAACGGCGCCACTGGCCCAACCTATGTTCTCGGCTCGGTTGATCAGACCGATACCGGCACCTACTCCGTCCGCATCACCATCGGTGAGACCACCCAGCTGACCTCGACCGCCTATTTCTCGGTCAGTTCGCCGACCATCGGCGACGGGAACCTCCTGAATATCTCCACCCGGGGTCTCATCGGTTCCGGGGAGACAGTCATGATCGGCGGTTTCGTCATCGCCGGCACCGGTCCCCGGACCGTCGCCATCATCGCCAAGGGCCCCAGCCTTACGGAATTCGGCATCACCAACGCCATCAGCGATCCGAAAATCGCCCTCTACCAGGGACAAACCGTCATCGGGACGAACGATTCACTTGCGGAACTTGATGCAGTCGAGCGCGATGCCCTCGTCGGCACCGGGATTGCTCCGGGCGACCCGGCCGAGCCGGGCATGGCCGTCTCCCTCGACCCCGGCGCCTACACCGTGCGGGTGACCAACAATGGAGGCACCGCGGGAGTCGGCCTGGTCGAAGTCTACGACTGGGATCTCCTGACCGGCGACAGTGAGGCCAGCGATTCCCGGCTGCTCAATATCTCCACCCGCGGCATCGTCGGCTCCGGAGAAAGCGTCATGATCGGCGGTTTTGTCATCGACGGCACCGATCCCAAGACAGTCGCGATCACGGCCAAGGGACCGAGCCTCGCCCAATACGGCATCGCCAATCCGATCTCGGACCCCTCGATCAAGCTGCGCAAGGGGGCCGACCTCGTCGCCCAGAATGACGACATCATCGCCCTGCCGACCCAGAATCGCGACATCCTGGCCCAGGGCGGAGTCCTTCCATCCGATCTCTACGAATCCGCCCTCCTCGTCACCCTCGAGCCCGGGGCCTATACGGTGGTCCTTCAGAACGACGGCCCGACCGCCGGCGTGGGCATCGTGGAGGTCTATGACTGGGACCGCGCCGCGCCCTGA